From Lucilia cuprina isolate Lc7/37 chromosome 4, ASM2204524v1, whole genome shotgun sequence:
tttaagaacaatattttctaataactGAATACATGATATTTATATGACGATATGAATGTGATTTTTAAAGTATCCTAGAAATAATTGATATTTACTTTGTACACAACAACTCACTTTTCATtaacatgtgaattattttaaaatacattaataatGACTCAAATATGTGTAATCATACAAGACGTAGCGGTATGtaaaatcaaactaaaattGTCATCTGTACGCAGAGGAGTAGAATAATTTCGATATTTGCCGTTCAACTATAGTGCTTGAAGTAATCGGTCTTGCTACGCTTTTTACCCAGGAAAGGTAATCGCCACAAGGTGGGACAGGTATTTCAGGACGTTTCCTTGATGATAATGCCTTCGATTTTAAACTAGCCTTAATTCCTtcaatcttaaaaattattaattcctAGCAATGATCATGTTTTTTCTCAAATCAAATAGTGAGATAGAGcgatttatctatctatctatctatctatctatctatctatctatctatctatctatctatctatctatctatctatctatctatctatctatctatctatctatctatNNNNNNNNNNNNNNNNNNNNNNNNNNNNNNNNNNNNNNNNNNNNNNNNNNNNNNNNNNNNNNNNNNNNNNNNNNNNNNNNNNNNNNNNNNNNNNNNNNNNtatatatactttatagggtcggaaaattatattatagaaattacaaacggaatgacaaacttatatatacccttctcacgaaggtgaagggtaaaaTAATggtaattgaaaaaagttttttaaattatttactacGTGCATAAGATTGACGTATTGAATTGGATCGCTTtcatataaacacatacatttaaCACGGACTGTCTATCAGTCGCAGCTAACATTTAGAAGATTAttggatgattaatcagtaaagTGAGTCTTGACTCTTCTTGATGACCAAAAACTGATCAATAAGTTGCgcgcttaaaattttattggaaatttttattataataattttctatctTTAATGTACCCTCCCtttaatataccctccccactaaagtggtgtagggtaaaaatatacagcaaTTGTAAATGTATCATCCAGAtgtttgaaatatgattgtttatacattttttggtaattatgtaatttttccgaagattaaaaaatgttttctttattattggAAGAATAATAAATGACTCGAgtgtaatcaaaattttacagaaatgtTAACTGGGACCCTATACCAGTTTAATGGGGAAGGCTATATTGGGTTCGTGCtggttatacatatgtacattctattatataaaaaaataatcattttaacttttaaagaaaaaaacaagaaatttttattgaaaatgaaaaaaaatccacaaaagaaaaatcaaattttttgcaATTACAGTAGTAATACATGTcatgattttaaacatttttatgggcAGCCAAAAATTTACGACAAGCCTCTAAACTATGGCGACTCAAATAGTTTTCCTGGCTAAAGGCTTTTGTACACTGAGGACATTGATAATTCCAATTATGATGACCTTTAGTGCGTTGGTGAGCTCTTAAATTAGATCTAAATAgggaaaaaatagtttttagtaaaaCAGAGAAAAATCTATTATAAACAGACAGAAATTTTATATACCTATCAGCAAATTTCTTCTGACAAGTTTGTATGGGACAAACAAAAGGTTTTTCTCCCGTATGTAAACGCATGTGACCATGTAAAACCCAGGGACGATCGAATTTCTTGTGACACTGTTCACACTCATAGCTTTTATCTAAATGTTTGACACGTCTTCGTTTGTTAAGTTCGGGCACTACAAATTCAAAATCGGGCAGTTCTTTATTGATGGCAGAAGTAGAGGCAGCATGCGACACAGCTGTAGAGGTTGCAGTTAAAATCACGGGTTGTGGTGTCATGGAAAGTTTAATGGGAATTTGTGTAGAACTGTGGGGTATGtcgtttataattttatgaacatttaactcattatttatgGGCTTTGTTTCAGCACTAATTTCTTCCATATCCTTATTATTTTGATCATCGTtatctgtttttgttttagagTCATTTTCTATATTCTCCTCTTCGCTGGTCTTCCAATAAACATGACTAAAAGTACCTTTGGAATTGTCTCCCGTATGACGTTCCATTAGCGGCATATTTAATATCATTTCCATTTCTAGTCTAGTAATCATGGGTATTGAATCACTGTCATACCTGccagaattaaaataaaatttaattttttgtttttgttctctcACCTCTAACTTACCATTCTGAAGaccttaataattttttctccttaattttgtttttcgatTTCTTTTTCTCATTCATGGGCTTGGGTGTAGCTATGTAGTAAGTACGCTTCAAACGTGGCAATTTGGTTATTTTGGGAAATATTGCTATGCGTCGAAAAACATCTAGAGGGagtaaaaaaaaacccaaaacttTATTTCAACAGAAACCAAAGAAAACTTCATTTACATTTTAACTCACCATCCAATGCTTCATTTGCTCGTATTTTAGCATAATTATAACGCTGAGAAAATATACTGCGTACCATGGTTATTTTCGTGGGTTTTTTTCCACTATTTTTAGGcacatttaacaattttttataataaaattcaaaaacaactttgtttttcttttcacttCTGTCTTTTTtgcaatgttttttatttgagaaataatttaaataatttttcaacaatttatgaaatttcaaagccttctatttgttaaaaagtttttcgcTATTTTCcatgaaactaaaaaaaattagaacacagacaaattaaaacaagtaagaaagtatagtcgggcatggccgaccatataataccctacaccatgagtatatttttaaaatttttactttttataaagaaacttttatgttgaattttattccaaaatattcaagcaatttattgataaaaaaaaactaaaatttctaaatgaggctttatataggtcatatATGGGCCGATTCTcggttaaaatattatatttttaaataacagatagttttgttgagtttcattgcgatataaatggttagacgtttaagacattttttgaagggggtttttatgggagctagggtcaaataagggccgatccttacgaatctgcagtgtcattccATTAGAGatataattgaatatttgacgtaattatggcattcaaattgggaggtacggttgtatgggggctaggtgaaataatggaccgatttcaaccattttcaataggcttcgtccctgtgccaaaaaaacatgcttggtccaaattaaatgatcaaattatcttgaaaattgcggcctgtaccttgcgcacaaagtttacatggacagccagccagccagccggacagacggacggacatgtcttaatcgactcaaaaaatgattctgaatcgatcggtatactttaaggtgggtattggaccaatacttttgtatgttacaaacatcagcacaaacgtataatacccacCCAACTATAGTGGTGTACGGTATAATTACGTTATTTTAAGGCTAACAGggatttaaatgtattaaatcatttaattaattCTGTGTAAAAGAGTTTTATAGACTCGAACTTTGGTCTCTTcgtcattttataaatatattttattacaaatattacaaaaaatctttaGCAATCAAAGTCTATaccttttttatgaaaaaatctaaTTGCTACATATTCCTACACATttatactttttacaaaatgctttttttaaagtttttttattgtttgtataatattttgcaaGTTTATATTTACCACCCTACAACCCAGATCCTTTTCCCTCACTTACGCAACAACATACTAATTACATCAGTAAAAAGTAGCAGCTGAAATAATTCCTGAAGCAATGCGTACAGAATAAAAACCTTAGGAGAAGAAAaagtagattttattttaactacacGTTTGTGAAAACGATGAATATGCGAATGATTGTTGTTGCTAGTGAACAAATATACGACATACTTCAGCGAAAGTCTCATTAATATACGTGGTCTGTACGATAATTAATATGTTAACCATTCTTATATATTCGTTTAGCCTTTTATtgtaactgccggtccacactaggaaactttttttgggaaacttttgattttgcgtgagagagaaagagacaGAATATCATTTATCTCTCTCGTagtacggagtttcccgttctcggaaaattgttttgctttgttgttcttctcattcgtacaacaacaaatcaatgtaaTTAagacgtagtttctgaaacaaaagtttctatgtgtggacattacggaaacttcaaaagaaaattaagaaaaagtttctcaacaaaagtttcctagtgtggaccaggtctaagaAACAAAGAATTCTAAAAACAATTGTCATTAATCAAACCGACTATTGTGAATGAACGCAAACTGCTTTAGCTGGGCTTAATAAAACCGGACGGGATTTTGCGTttgatatacatacttacatcaATTTCATTTGCGTAAATTTTGTGAGGGTAGATCCATAATGGACCCCAACTTATTATGAAACAattctttttacattttctttataaactgcataattatgtatattataGCGAACCCCTTTGAATGGAAAACAACTATGGTaacgaaattatcattaaaaagaaaagttaacaTACATTTCAAGATACGGTTTCTGGAAATTTTTGTGCTTTGGTTATTCCacacatatatttataataatctcGATTTAGACACAATAACATTCTGAATCAATTAAGACATATCCTGTCTGTCTGGTCCAAGTAAACTTTGTGCGCccttttcaaataattttaaatttgtcttttttgtcACAAAGACAAAGCcttttaaaaatggttgaaattcaTTATTGCCCCCATATAATCGAACCTTCCGGACTGATCTTTTTAGCTCACAATTAAGTCAAACATTctgttttattccttttttatattttttttcgagtTTGGTGTTCGTTCTTTAGGCTTTTAGGAGTTTGAGTAGAGAACTTGGTTTTTGATGGTTTTcggaatttttaattatatttcggTCTctacatttttgatttttgttgaattaatttTTAGCTGTAAAGCCTTAATTGTAGTTATAGGCcctcattttaaaaagtttttcgtaAACTTGACTTATAACTATAAGTATCACAATAAAATTGAGCATAACAAAccattacaaaacaaaacatcCCTCCTCAAAATTCTATGAGGATCGGTCATTTGAGCCTAACTTCCCATATAAGCCTATTTTAAATACATGGGAGTTATTGAAGAattcaatatataattttttttataaaaattaaataatttttaaaatataaccaCGATGTAGGTTTTTACATGGTCGGTCATgccaaactatatttttttacttgttattACATATAGGACTCTCTGAATAGAACAGAatggcatttttttttttttgcaaaatttatatcacTTTGTAGGAGGTCAACAGAAGATTTTCTAAATGACtagattttaattcatttaacaaaatttttaaaacc
This genomic window contains:
- the LOC111687616 gene encoding zinc finger protein 681 gives rise to the protein MVRSIFSQRYNYAKIRANEALDDVFRRIAIFPKITKLPRLKRTYYIATPKPMNEKKKSKNKIKEKKLLRSSEWYDSDSIPMITRLEMEMILNMPLMERHTGDNSKGTFSHVYWKTSEEENIENDSKTKTDNDDQNNKDMEEISAETKPINNELNVHKIINDIPHSSTQIPIKLSMTPQPVILTATSTAVSHAASTSAINKELPDFEFVVPELNKRRRVKHLDKSYECEQCHKKFDRPWVLHGHMRLHTGEKPFVCPIQTCQKKFADRSNLRAHQRTKGHHNWNYQCPQCTKAFSQENYLSRHSLEACRKFLAAHKNV